One genomic region from Drosophila subpulchrella strain 33 F10 #4 breed RU33 chromosome 2R, RU_Dsub_v1.1 Primary Assembly, whole genome shotgun sequence encodes:
- the LOC119549731 gene encoding cell wall protein DAN4-like, translated as MGSVMKIFFILLCSLVAGIWAQDIIPEVPIDFPPPTTTTTTTEGTTTTTKTEEPNIPTTESIPTITTESTEPTTSTTEPTTTSTAEFTTTSTTEPTTTSTTEFTTTTTTKPTTTITTEVTITTEIATTLTTEASTSSTTESTTTLPTESTTKEPTTISTTEGSTTTKGSTTTEETSTTEESTTTEETTRTEETTTTTTTFDLISLLTPKKITKTLEKSAEKCYLKSGQDNSEKDLEMTTYCYRCCYNVNECVSRCQKLHKERCSWSDFAPVH; from the exons ATGGGCTCCGTAATgaaaattttctttattttgttgtgtTCCTTGGTGGCTGGAATTTGGGCTCAAGACATAATACCAGAAGTTCCAATAGATTTTCCGCCGCCCActacaacaactacaacaacagaAGGAACTACAACCACCACCAAAACAGAGGAACCAAATATTCCAACCACAGAATCCATCCCAACTATAACAACAGAGTCAACAGAACCTACAACTTCCACAACGGAACCAACCACAACTTCCACAGCAGAGTTCACCACAACTTCAACAACGGAACCCACCACAACTTCCACCACAGAGTTTactacaactacaacaacGAAACCCACTACAACTATCACAACGGAGGTCACTATAACAACGGAGATCGCAACAACTTTAACAACAGAAGCCTCCACAAGTTCCACGACAGAGTCCACCACAACTTTACCTACGGAGTCCACCACAAAGGAACCCACTACAATTTCAACAACAGAAGGATCCACTACAACAAAAGGATCCACTACAACAGAAGAAACCTCTACAACAGAAGAATCCACTACAACAGAAGAAACCACTAGAACAGAAGAAACCACTACAACAACGACAACATTTGACCTCATTTCCCTActtacacccaaaaaaatcacaaaaactCTAGAAAAGTCAGCAGAAAAGTGTTATCTGAAAAGCGGTCAGGATAACAGCG AAAAAGACTTAGAAATGACGACATATTGTTATCGCTGCTGCTACAATGTAAACGAATGTGTCAGCAGATGCCAAAAGCTTCACAAGGAACGTTGTTCCTGGAGTGATTTTGCACCTGTGCATTAA
- the LOC119552027 gene encoding uncharacterized protein LOC119552027 produces the protein MKYLFKFILFLLGLLVPGNWAVDSEVGAVVDITLAPKTTPVAHFNFILDYLGSTTTEKITTKKEFTTTEEFTTTEGSTTTKGSTTTEETSTTEESTTTEETTRTEETTTTTTTFDLISLLTPKKITKTLEKSAEKCYLKSGQDNSEKDLEMTTYCYRCCYNVNECVSRCQKLHKERCSWSDFAPVQRSLLQLQQRNPLQLSHQSSLQQRK, from the exons ATGAAgtacttatttaaatttatactATTTTTATTGGGTTTGCTGGTCCCTGGAAATTGGGCTGTGGATTCAGAAGTGGGGGCTGTTGTTGACATAACCCTTGCCCCCAAAACAACCCCGGTGGCACACTTCAATTTCATTTTGGACTATTTGGGATCCACTACAACAGAAAAAATCACTACAAAAAAAGAGTTTACTACAACAGAAGAGTTCACTACAACAGAAGGATCCACTACAACAAAGGGATCCACTACAACAGAAGAAACCTCTACAACAGAAGAATCCACTACAACAGAAGAAACCACTAGAACAGAAGAAACCACTACAACAACGACAACATTTGACCTCATTTCCCTActtacacccaaaaaaatcacaaaaactCTAGAAAAGTCAGCAGAAAAGTGTTATCTGAAAAGCGGTCAGGATAACAGCG AAAAAGACTTAGAAATGACGACATATTGTTATCGCTGCTGCTACAATGTAAACGAATGTGTCAGCAGATGCCAAAAGCTTCACAAGGAACGTTGTTCCTGGAGTGATTTTGCACCTGTGCAAAGGAGTTTactacaactacaacaacGAAACCCACTACAACTTTCACACCAGAGTTCACTACAACAACGGAAGTAA
- the LOC119552025 gene encoding persulfide dioxygenase ETHE1, mitochondrial — protein MRIVGSSMLSALKRLSTRNPTTLVSNIRSLSSFGTMSLPERQPFSPDFFFRQLFDAESSTYSYLLADLKNGEAVIIDPVLEQAKRDAQLVKDLGFQLKYAINTHMHADHITGSGWLRKLTGCQSVIAAASGAKADLHLKEGDRIDFGTHAIDTLATPGHTNGCMSYVIKDQGCIFTGDTLLIRGCGRTDFQEGCPRNLYDNVHSKIFTLPENFRIYPAHDYKGQMESSVWEEKRYNPRLTKDIDEFVKIMENLNLPYPKKIDASLPANRECGVYDIPKE, from the exons ATGCGAATAGTTGGATCCAGTATGCTGTCAGCCCTCAAGCGGCTCTCAACGAGAAATCCCACGACCTTGGTCAGTAATATCCGATCTTTGAGCTCTTTTGGAACCATGAGCCTGCCAGAACGTCAGCCCTTCTCTCCAGACTTTTTCTTCCGTCAA CTTTTTGATGCAGAAAGCAGCACCTATAGTTACCTTCTGGCAGATTTGAAGAATGGAGAGGCCGTGATCATTGATCCAGTTTTGGAGCAGGCCAAACGAGATGCCCAGTTGGTCAAGGATCTGGGCTTTCAGTTAAAGTATGCCA TCAACACCCACATGCATGCGGATCACATAACCGGCAGCGGTTGGTTGAGGAAGTTGACGGGTTGTCAGTCGGTGATTGCCGCTGCTAGTGGAGCAAAGGCGGATCTTCACCTGAAGGAGGGAGATCGCATCGACTTCGGCACCCATGCGATAGATACTTTGGCCACTCCGGGTCACACAAATGGCTGCATGAGCTATGTGATCAAGGATCAGGGCTGTATCTTCACCGGTGATACTCTCCTAATTCGCGGTTGTGGACGTACAGACTTTCAAGAGGGCTGTCCCCGTAATCTCTACGACAATGTGCATAGCAAGATCTTTACTCTACCGGAGAACTTTCGCATATATCCGGCACACGACTACAA AGGTCAAATGGAAAGCAGTGTGTGGGAGGAGAAGCGTTATAACCCCAGACTGACTAAGGATATCGATGAGTTTGTGAAAATCATGGAGAACCTGAACTTGCCATATCCCAAGAAAATAG ATGCCTCGCTGCCCGCCAATCGGGAGTGTGGAGTCTACGATATACCCAAGGAGTAA
- the LOC119552021 gene encoding SET and MYND domain-containing protein 4 isoform X1 produces the protein MKTPLSQKTGFFAEYYLKLKDQAGTNCESDIAKLSSCKSDEERVAYVEKLPWVQAGDANLVVNQEFAGKSASLAAEIKERATAAFKAKKWLEAMMLYTRSYVALPSENVAEIRIVLANRSATLYHMQKYQECLIDIRRALDLEYPKDLIYKLYERQARCYMALKDYPHTIESFKKCITTMDDSTLTSDKRAKLNLDAMTMIKMLQHDPRTAKQEAKQQKQKMALDQAKPVKAENEFVSPLVRIDSNRQEGRFARASADVRAGEELLVERPFVSVLLEKYAKTHCENCFVRTVVPVACPRCADVLYCSEQCREEASKKYHKFECGIVPIIWRSGASINNHIALRILASKPLDYFLNLKDTIDEVLTPEQLVSLPKDDFRRVAQLERHQGERQASNFFQHVLMARFLTQCLRAGGYFGSEPKPDELSVICSLVLRSLQFIQFNTHEVAELHKFSSSGREKSIFIGGAIYPTLALFNHSCDPSVVRYFRGTTIHINSVRPIEAGLPINENYGPMYTQDERSDRQARLKELYWFECNCDACIDNWPRFDDLPRDVIRFRCDAPNNCSAVIEVPPSCNDFMVKCVTCGEITNILKGLKVMQDTEMMTRTAKRLYETGEYSKALSKFTDLIRIMYEVLAPPFPDFCETQQHLKDCFLNLGNVYTLD, from the exons ATGAAAACTCCACTTAGCCAGAAGACGGGCTTCTTCGCCGAATACTATCTGAAACTCAAGGATCAGGCGGGCACCAATTGCGAGTCGGACATCGCCAAGTTATCATCGTGCAAGAGCGATGAGGAGCGCGTGGCCTACGTGGAAAAGTTGCCCTGGGTGCAGGCGGGGGATGCCAACCTGGTGGTGAACCAGGAGTTTGCCGGAAAGAGTGCTTCTCTGGCGGCGGAGATCAAGGAGCGGGCCACCGCCGCTTTTAAGGCCAAGAAGTGGCTGGAGGCCATGATGCTCTACACCAGGAGCTATGTGGCTTTGCCCAGTGAAAATG TGGCCGAGATACGCATTGTTTTGGCCAATCGCTCAGCCACTTTGTATCACATGCAGAAATACCA AGAGTGCCTGATCGACATCAGAAGAGCCTTAGATCTGGAGTATCCCAAGGATTTGATATATAAATTGTACGAAAGACAGGCACGTTGCTACATGGCCTTAAAGGACTATCCTCATACAATTGAATCATTTAA AAAATGCATCACGACCATGGATGACTCCACCCTGACCTCTGACAAGCGGGCCAAGCTCAATCTGGATGCGATGACCATGATCAAGATGCTGCAACATGATCCACGCACGGCCAAGCAGGAGGCCAAGCAGCAGAAACAGAAGATGGCCCTAGATCAGGCCAAGCCAGTTAAGGCTGAGAATGAGTTCGTCAGTCCGCTGGTGAGGATCGATAGCAATCGACAGGAGGGTCGCTTTGCCAGAGCTTCAGCAGATGTGCGGGCAGGAGAGGAGTTGTTGGTGGAGAGACCTTTTGTCTCTGTACTGCTGGAGAAGTATGCTAAGACCCACTGCGAGAACTGCTTTGTTAG GACTGTGGTTCCTGTGGCCTGTCCTCGTTGCGCCGATGTTCTCTACTGCTCGGAGCAATGTCGTGAAGAGGCCTCTAAGAAGTATCACAAGTTCGAGTGTGGCATAGTGCCCATTATCTGGCGTTCAGGTGCCTCCATTAACAATCACATTGCTTTGAGGATTTTGGCCAGCAAGCCGTTGGACTACTTCCTGAACTTAAAGGACACTATTGATGAGGTGCTCACACCGGAGCAGCTGGTCAG CCTTCCCAAAGACGACTTCCGAAGAGTTGCCCAATTGGAGAGGCATCAGGGAGAACGACAGGCCTCTAACTTCTTTCAGCACGTCCTGATGGCCCGCTTTCTAACCCAGTGTCTTCGGGCAGGAGGTTACTTTGGGTCGGAGCCCAAGCCAGATGAGTTGTCAGTCATTTGCTCCCTGGTGCTGCGCAGTCTGCAGTTCATCCAGTTCAACACCCACGAGGTGGCAGAGCTCCATAAGTTCAGCTCCTCTGGCCGGGAAAAGTCCATCTTCATTGGCGGTGCCATCTATCCCACCTTGGCCCTGTTTAATCACTCCTGTGATCCTAGCGTGGTGAGATATTTCCGCGGCACAACCATTCATATAAACAGTGTCAGACCGATTGAAGCTGGACTACCGATAAACGAGAACTATGGACCTATGTACACCCAGGATGAGCGATCGGATCGCCAGGCGCGTTTGAAGGAGCTCTACTGGTTTGAGTGCAACTGCGATGCCTGTATTGATAATTGGCCCCGGTTTGACGATCTTCCGAGGGATGTGATACGTTTCCGTTGTGATGCCCCGAACAATTGTTCCGCGGTGATTGAAGTGCCACCCAGCTGCAATGACTTTATGGTCAAGTGTGTGACCTGTGGCGAGATAACCAACATCCTTAAAGGTTTAAAGGTCATGCAGGATACCGAGATGATGACACGCACAGCCAAGAGGCTGTACGAAACAGGGGAGTACTCGAAGGCCCTGTCAAAGTTCACTGATCTCATCAGGATCATGTATGAAGTGCTTGCTCCTCCTTTCCCCGATTTCTGCGAGACTCAGCAGCATCTCAAGGACTGCTTCCTCAACCTGGGCAATGTCTATACTCTAGAttga
- the LOC119552021 gene encoding SET and MYND domain-containing protein 4 isoform X2 has protein sequence MDISCQKTGFFAEYYLKLKDQAGTNCESDIAKLSSCKSDEERVAYVEKLPWVQAGDANLVVNQEFAGKSASLAAEIKERATAAFKAKKWLEAMMLYTRSYVALPSENVAEIRIVLANRSATLYHMQKYQECLIDIRRALDLEYPKDLIYKLYERQARCYMALKDYPHTIESFKKCITTMDDSTLTSDKRAKLNLDAMTMIKMLQHDPRTAKQEAKQQKQKMALDQAKPVKAENEFVSPLVRIDSNRQEGRFARASADVRAGEELLVERPFVSVLLEKYAKTHCENCFVRTVVPVACPRCADVLYCSEQCREEASKKYHKFECGIVPIIWRSGASINNHIALRILASKPLDYFLNLKDTIDEVLTPEQLVSLPKDDFRRVAQLERHQGERQASNFFQHVLMARFLTQCLRAGGYFGSEPKPDELSVICSLVLRSLQFIQFNTHEVAELHKFSSSGREKSIFIGGAIYPTLALFNHSCDPSVVRYFRGTTIHINSVRPIEAGLPINENYGPMYTQDERSDRQARLKELYWFECNCDACIDNWPRFDDLPRDVIRFRCDAPNNCSAVIEVPPSCNDFMVKCVTCGEITNILKGLKVMQDTEMMTRTAKRLYETGEYSKALSKFTDLIRIMYEVLAPPFPDFCETQQHLKDCFLNLGNVYTLD, from the exons ATGGACATATCTTG CCAGAAGACGGGCTTCTTCGCCGAATACTATCTGAAACTCAAGGATCAGGCGGGCACCAATTGCGAGTCGGACATCGCCAAGTTATCATCGTGCAAGAGCGATGAGGAGCGCGTGGCCTACGTGGAAAAGTTGCCCTGGGTGCAGGCGGGGGATGCCAACCTGGTGGTGAACCAGGAGTTTGCCGGAAAGAGTGCTTCTCTGGCGGCGGAGATCAAGGAGCGGGCCACCGCCGCTTTTAAGGCCAAGAAGTGGCTGGAGGCCATGATGCTCTACACCAGGAGCTATGTGGCTTTGCCCAGTGAAAATG TGGCCGAGATACGCATTGTTTTGGCCAATCGCTCAGCCACTTTGTATCACATGCAGAAATACCA AGAGTGCCTGATCGACATCAGAAGAGCCTTAGATCTGGAGTATCCCAAGGATTTGATATATAAATTGTACGAAAGACAGGCACGTTGCTACATGGCCTTAAAGGACTATCCTCATACAATTGAATCATTTAA AAAATGCATCACGACCATGGATGACTCCACCCTGACCTCTGACAAGCGGGCCAAGCTCAATCTGGATGCGATGACCATGATCAAGATGCTGCAACATGATCCACGCACGGCCAAGCAGGAGGCCAAGCAGCAGAAACAGAAGATGGCCCTAGATCAGGCCAAGCCAGTTAAGGCTGAGAATGAGTTCGTCAGTCCGCTGGTGAGGATCGATAGCAATCGACAGGAGGGTCGCTTTGCCAGAGCTTCAGCAGATGTGCGGGCAGGAGAGGAGTTGTTGGTGGAGAGACCTTTTGTCTCTGTACTGCTGGAGAAGTATGCTAAGACCCACTGCGAGAACTGCTTTGTTAG GACTGTGGTTCCTGTGGCCTGTCCTCGTTGCGCCGATGTTCTCTACTGCTCGGAGCAATGTCGTGAAGAGGCCTCTAAGAAGTATCACAAGTTCGAGTGTGGCATAGTGCCCATTATCTGGCGTTCAGGTGCCTCCATTAACAATCACATTGCTTTGAGGATTTTGGCCAGCAAGCCGTTGGACTACTTCCTGAACTTAAAGGACACTATTGATGAGGTGCTCACACCGGAGCAGCTGGTCAG CCTTCCCAAAGACGACTTCCGAAGAGTTGCCCAATTGGAGAGGCATCAGGGAGAACGACAGGCCTCTAACTTCTTTCAGCACGTCCTGATGGCCCGCTTTCTAACCCAGTGTCTTCGGGCAGGAGGTTACTTTGGGTCGGAGCCCAAGCCAGATGAGTTGTCAGTCATTTGCTCCCTGGTGCTGCGCAGTCTGCAGTTCATCCAGTTCAACACCCACGAGGTGGCAGAGCTCCATAAGTTCAGCTCCTCTGGCCGGGAAAAGTCCATCTTCATTGGCGGTGCCATCTATCCCACCTTGGCCCTGTTTAATCACTCCTGTGATCCTAGCGTGGTGAGATATTTCCGCGGCACAACCATTCATATAAACAGTGTCAGACCGATTGAAGCTGGACTACCGATAAACGAGAACTATGGACCTATGTACACCCAGGATGAGCGATCGGATCGCCAGGCGCGTTTGAAGGAGCTCTACTGGTTTGAGTGCAACTGCGATGCCTGTATTGATAATTGGCCCCGGTTTGACGATCTTCCGAGGGATGTGATACGTTTCCGTTGTGATGCCCCGAACAATTGTTCCGCGGTGATTGAAGTGCCACCCAGCTGCAATGACTTTATGGTCAAGTGTGTGACCTGTGGCGAGATAACCAACATCCTTAAAGGTTTAAAGGTCATGCAGGATACCGAGATGATGACACGCACAGCCAAGAGGCTGTACGAAACAGGGGAGTACTCGAAGGCCCTGTCAAAGTTCACTGATCTCATCAGGATCATGTATGAAGTGCTTGCTCCTCCTTTCCCCGATTTCTGCGAGACTCAGCAGCATCTCAAGGACTGCTTCCTCAACCTGGGCAATGTCTATACTCTAGAttga